The Hippoglossus hippoglossus isolate fHipHip1 chromosome 19, fHipHip1.pri, whole genome shotgun sequence genome has a segment encoding these proteins:
- the myocd gene encoding myocardin isoform X1, translating to MNAVACSEIHNSSSEDRQNPGHLQSSAQGHGATGQLTETKNHILKKQPPSAQGENVLQLRLQQRRTREQLADQGIMPHPASDGSSVEAQLRLKRVRLAEDLNEKLALRPGPLELVQKNIMPLDSADTMTVNHGKFPKQEDSYTFEEDSSSESLSPEQHHSDESQGSACPSSEAVGSTPSSSSSPALTSPRQGGATRDPPDQSQDEGLSGANNSVATPPIPVPAIVKSKTSDKNRHKKPKDVKPKVKKLKYHQYIPPDQKAEKSPPPMDSAYARLLQQQQLFLQLQILSQQKHSHAHPQTQQQQHTHSPQAQAQQRQPTFSYQPHLPAQTHKGSSEQISACSPSGPSSTANSNSSSPVKSTYPNQSNISPVKPGPLPANLDDLKVSELRQHLRIRGMPVSGTKTALIERLRPFKDCNAGSSPSGSSDITTVTFPVTPTGSLSSYQSPSSSSALSQGGYYPYPSTSSTPPISPASSELSLSGSLPDSFSDVPMSSPTQFALQPSPAQLSMEDGLAGGNQGSGGQRVGEGGAMDGLEAEKDKMLVEKQKVIEELTWKLHQEQRQVEELKMQLHKRKRCYGATQDPPPPHPSMHHQQTPAMMGQHFFGVTVKQEPMSLSSSCPLSNPKQLKSPPGNCMEDMGHCNTSLTNLGGPGGPQCMDTAPASGSPSTMSAFLSPQCSPQDSPNAKPSSSPQPSSPNNPYLLSPPLGRDSCGHHHPPGNNRARNMQIHQKSGGQAVNCSYTSDQRGLQGDFPPSTDCGLNHSSAAKADNQNMQPKISVLPSPRHVGQKSQVSSPAFSSSDSDASDLRQPPCYEDAVKQQLTRSQQMDELLDVLIESGEMPANAREERERSSVTKVVPHITVSPGYPGLLIPRFHRHYEHLYPAQQPYDHSGNHITESHLETLLGSPIGRGGEVALLKMATEDGVDDEGNREGEGYGSPHNHHRHPHHPPQDKLVTNRDQMDTPLSPISNKVSTFPEVQGMVSMTFSETPWETMEWLDLMPPSSATAFSVAPPSGPSIFNTEFLDVTDMNLNSAMDLHLEHW from the exons ACCCGGCCTCAGACGGCTCCTCTGTGGAGGCCCAGCTGAGGCTAAAGCGAGTCCGGCTCGCCGAGGACCTGAACGAGAAGCTGGCTCTCAGGCCGGGGCCCCTGGAGCTGGTCCAAAAGAATATCATGCCCCTAGACTCTGCCGACACAATGACAG TAAACCATGGCAAGTTCCCGAAGCAGGAAGACTCTTACACATTCGAGGAGGACAGCAGCAGCGAGAGTCTGTCTCCAGAGCAGCACCACAGTGACGAGTCCCAGGGCTCAGCCTGTCCTTCATCGGAGGCCGTGGGCAGCAcgccctcctcctcgtcctcaccTGCCCTCACCAGCCCACGACAG GGGGGAGCAACCAGAGACCCACCTGATCAGAGCCAGGATGAAGGGCTGTCCGGTGCCAACAACAGTGTGGCTACTCCCCCCATCCCTGTTCCTGCTATTGTCAAG TCCAAGACGTCAGACAAGAACCGACACAAGAAACCCAAAGATGTGAAGCCCAAGGTGAAGAAGCTCAAGTACCACCAGTACATTCCTCCGGACCAGAAGGCCGAGAAGTCCCCTCCGCCCATGGACTCGGCGTACgcccgcctcctgcagcagcagcagctcttcctgcagctgcagatccTCAGCCAGCAGAAACACTCTCACGCACATCCacagacgcagcagcagcagcacacacactctccgCAGGCCCAGGCTCAGCAGAGGCAGCCGACTTTCAGCTACCAGCCTCACCTGCCGGCCCAGACCCACAA AGGATCCAGTGAGCAGATATCGGCTTGTAGCCCCAGTGGCCCGTCCAGCACAGCCAACAGTAACTCCTCCTCTCCAGTGAAGAGCACATATCCCAACCAAAGTAACATCTCACCAGTCAAACCTGGGCCCCTGCCAGCCAATCTAGATGACCTAAAA GTCTCAGAGCTCAGGCAGCACCTGCGTATCCGAGGCATGCCTGTCTCAGGTACCAAGACCGCCCTCATCGAGCGACTCAGGCCCTTCAAGGACTGCAACGCGGGCTCCTCGCCCTCAGGCTCCTCCGACATCACCACGGTGACCTTCCCCGTCACACCCACCGGGTCCCTGTCGTCCTACCAGTCCCCGTCCTCCTCCAGCGCCCTGTCTCAGGGAGGCTACTATCCGTACCCCAGCACCTCCTCCACCCCGCCCATCTCTCCGGCCTCCTCTGAGCTGTCCCTCAGCGGCTCGCTCCCCGACAGCTTCAGCGACGTGCCCATGTCCTCGCCAACGCAGTTCGCCCTGCAGCCGTCCCCGGCCCAGCTCAGCATGGAGGACGGCCTGGCAGGGGGCAACCAGGGCAGCGGGGGACAGAGGGTGGGGGAAGGCGGAGCCATGGACGGCCTGGAAGCTGAAAAGGATAAGATGCTGGTGGAAAAGCAGAAGGTGATTGAGGAGCTGACGTGGAAGCTGCACCAGGAGCAGAGACAG GTCGAAGAGCTGAAAATGCAGCTCCACAAGAGGAAACGCTGCTATGGAGCAACACAGgaccctcctccacctcacccCTCCATGCACCACCAGCAGACTCCCGCCATGATGGGACAGCACTTCTTTGGGGTGACTGTAAAGCAGGAGCCGATGTCCCTGTCCTCCAGCTGCCCTCTGTCCAATCCCAAACAGCTAAAGAGCCCTCCTGGCAACTGCATGGAGGATATGGGGCACTGTAACACCTCCCTCACCAATCTGGGGGGCCCCGGGGGGCCACAGTGTATGGACACGGCCCCTGCCTCTGGCAGCCCCTCCACCATGTCCGCTTTCCTCAGTCCACAGTGCTCACCGCAAGACTCTCCCAATGCAAAGCCTTCCAGTAGTCCCCAGCCCTCGTCTCCTAACAACCCCTACCTGCTCTCCCCTCCACTGGGAAGGGACAGCTGCGGTCACCACCACCCCCCAGGCAACAACAGAGCACGCAACATGCAG ATCCACCAGAAGAGCGGTGGCCAGGCGGTGAACTGCTCCTACACTTCTGACCAAAGAGGCCTTCAGGGAGACTTCCCCCCCTCAACCGACTGTGGCCTTAACCACAGCAGCGCAGCCAAAGCTGACAACCAGAACATGCAACCAAAG ATTTCAGTATTGCCCTCTCCTCGGCATGTTGGCCAAAAAAGCCAGGTGTCTTCCCCTGCCTTCAGTAGCTCAGATTCAGATGCTTCTGACTTAAGACAGCCCCCATGCTATGAGGATGCAGTGAAGCAG caaCTGACCAGAAGTCAGCAGATGGATGAACTTTTGGATGTGCTCATAGAGAGTGGAG AGATGCCAGCTAACgccagagaagagagggagaggtccTCTGTAACCAAAGTTGTGCCTCACATTACTGTGTCCCCAGGGTATCCCGGCCTCCTCATCCCAAGGTTCCACCGTCACTATGAGCACCTGTACCCCGCACAGCAACCGTACGACCACTCAGGCAATCACATCACAGAGAGCCACCTGGAGACTCTGCTTGGGAGTCCAATCGGCCGGGGAGGGGAAGTGGCCCTTCTTAAAATGGCTACCGAGGACGGGGTGGATGACGAAGGGAACAGAGAGGGCGAAGGGTACGGCAGCCCCCACAACCACCACCGCCACCCTCACCATCCACCACAGGACAAACTCGTGACCAACAGAGATCAGATGGACACCCCACTGTCGCCCATCAGCAACAAGGTGTCCACCTTCCCTGAGGTTCAGGGGATGGTCAGCATGACGTTCAGCGAGACGCCGTGGGAAACGATGGAGTGGCTGGACCTGATGCCACCCAGCTCAGCCACGGCCTTCAGCGTTGCCCCACCCAGTGGCCCCAGCATCTTCAACACAGAGTTCCTGGATGTCACAGACATGAACTTGAACTCTGCCATGGACCTCCACCTGGAGCACTGGTGA
- the myocd gene encoding myocardin isoform X2, translated as MTLLGSEHSILIRSKFRSVLQLRLQQRRTREQLADQGIMPHPASDGSSVEAQLRLKRVRLAEDLNEKLALRPGPLELVQKNIMPLDSADTMTVNHGKFPKQEDSYTFEEDSSSESLSPEQHHSDESQGSACPSSEAVGSTPSSSSSPALTSPRQGGATRDPPDQSQDEGLSGANNSVATPPIPVPAIVKSKTSDKNRHKKPKDVKPKVKKLKYHQYIPPDQKAEKSPPPMDSAYARLLQQQQLFLQLQILSQQKHSHAHPQTQQQQHTHSPQAQAQQRQPTFSYQPHLPAQTHKGSSEQISACSPSGPSSTANSNSSSPVKSTYPNQSNISPVKPGPLPANLDDLKVSELRQHLRIRGMPVSGTKTALIERLRPFKDCNAGSSPSGSSDITTVTFPVTPTGSLSSYQSPSSSSALSQGGYYPYPSTSSTPPISPASSELSLSGSLPDSFSDVPMSSPTQFALQPSPAQLSMEDGLAGGNQGSGGQRVGEGGAMDGLEAEKDKMLVEKQKVIEELTWKLHQEQRQVEELKMQLHKRKRCYGATQDPPPPHPSMHHQQTPAMMGQHFFGVTVKQEPMSLSSSCPLSNPKQLKSPPGNCMEDMGHCNTSLTNLGGPGGPQCMDTAPASGSPSTMSAFLSPQCSPQDSPNAKPSSSPQPSSPNNPYLLSPPLGRDSCGHHHPPGNNRARNMQIHQKSGGQAVNCSYTSDQRGLQGDFPPSTDCGLNHSSAAKADNQNMQPKISVLPSPRHVGQKSQVSSPAFSSSDSDASDLRQPPCYEDAVKQQLTRSQQMDELLDVLIESGEMPANAREERERSSVTKVVPHITVSPGYPGLLIPRFHRHYEHLYPAQQPYDHSGNHITESHLETLLGSPIGRGGEVALLKMATEDGVDDEGNREGEGYGSPHNHHRHPHHPPQDKLVTNRDQMDTPLSPISNKVSTFPEVQGMVSMTFSETPWETMEWLDLMPPSSATAFSVAPPSGPSIFNTEFLDVTDMNLNSAMDLHLEHW; from the exons ACCCGGCCTCAGACGGCTCCTCTGTGGAGGCCCAGCTGAGGCTAAAGCGAGTCCGGCTCGCCGAGGACCTGAACGAGAAGCTGGCTCTCAGGCCGGGGCCCCTGGAGCTGGTCCAAAAGAATATCATGCCCCTAGACTCTGCCGACACAATGACAG TAAACCATGGCAAGTTCCCGAAGCAGGAAGACTCTTACACATTCGAGGAGGACAGCAGCAGCGAGAGTCTGTCTCCAGAGCAGCACCACAGTGACGAGTCCCAGGGCTCAGCCTGTCCTTCATCGGAGGCCGTGGGCAGCAcgccctcctcctcgtcctcaccTGCCCTCACCAGCCCACGACAG GGGGGAGCAACCAGAGACCCACCTGATCAGAGCCAGGATGAAGGGCTGTCCGGTGCCAACAACAGTGTGGCTACTCCCCCCATCCCTGTTCCTGCTATTGTCAAG TCCAAGACGTCAGACAAGAACCGACACAAGAAACCCAAAGATGTGAAGCCCAAGGTGAAGAAGCTCAAGTACCACCAGTACATTCCTCCGGACCAGAAGGCCGAGAAGTCCCCTCCGCCCATGGACTCGGCGTACgcccgcctcctgcagcagcagcagctcttcctgcagctgcagatccTCAGCCAGCAGAAACACTCTCACGCACATCCacagacgcagcagcagcagcacacacactctccgCAGGCCCAGGCTCAGCAGAGGCAGCCGACTTTCAGCTACCAGCCTCACCTGCCGGCCCAGACCCACAA AGGATCCAGTGAGCAGATATCGGCTTGTAGCCCCAGTGGCCCGTCCAGCACAGCCAACAGTAACTCCTCCTCTCCAGTGAAGAGCACATATCCCAACCAAAGTAACATCTCACCAGTCAAACCTGGGCCCCTGCCAGCCAATCTAGATGACCTAAAA GTCTCAGAGCTCAGGCAGCACCTGCGTATCCGAGGCATGCCTGTCTCAGGTACCAAGACCGCCCTCATCGAGCGACTCAGGCCCTTCAAGGACTGCAACGCGGGCTCCTCGCCCTCAGGCTCCTCCGACATCACCACGGTGACCTTCCCCGTCACACCCACCGGGTCCCTGTCGTCCTACCAGTCCCCGTCCTCCTCCAGCGCCCTGTCTCAGGGAGGCTACTATCCGTACCCCAGCACCTCCTCCACCCCGCCCATCTCTCCGGCCTCCTCTGAGCTGTCCCTCAGCGGCTCGCTCCCCGACAGCTTCAGCGACGTGCCCATGTCCTCGCCAACGCAGTTCGCCCTGCAGCCGTCCCCGGCCCAGCTCAGCATGGAGGACGGCCTGGCAGGGGGCAACCAGGGCAGCGGGGGACAGAGGGTGGGGGAAGGCGGAGCCATGGACGGCCTGGAAGCTGAAAAGGATAAGATGCTGGTGGAAAAGCAGAAGGTGATTGAGGAGCTGACGTGGAAGCTGCACCAGGAGCAGAGACAG GTCGAAGAGCTGAAAATGCAGCTCCACAAGAGGAAACGCTGCTATGGAGCAACACAGgaccctcctccacctcacccCTCCATGCACCACCAGCAGACTCCCGCCATGATGGGACAGCACTTCTTTGGGGTGACTGTAAAGCAGGAGCCGATGTCCCTGTCCTCCAGCTGCCCTCTGTCCAATCCCAAACAGCTAAAGAGCCCTCCTGGCAACTGCATGGAGGATATGGGGCACTGTAACACCTCCCTCACCAATCTGGGGGGCCCCGGGGGGCCACAGTGTATGGACACGGCCCCTGCCTCTGGCAGCCCCTCCACCATGTCCGCTTTCCTCAGTCCACAGTGCTCACCGCAAGACTCTCCCAATGCAAAGCCTTCCAGTAGTCCCCAGCCCTCGTCTCCTAACAACCCCTACCTGCTCTCCCCTCCACTGGGAAGGGACAGCTGCGGTCACCACCACCCCCCAGGCAACAACAGAGCACGCAACATGCAG ATCCACCAGAAGAGCGGTGGCCAGGCGGTGAACTGCTCCTACACTTCTGACCAAAGAGGCCTTCAGGGAGACTTCCCCCCCTCAACCGACTGTGGCCTTAACCACAGCAGCGCAGCCAAAGCTGACAACCAGAACATGCAACCAAAG ATTTCAGTATTGCCCTCTCCTCGGCATGTTGGCCAAAAAAGCCAGGTGTCTTCCCCTGCCTTCAGTAGCTCAGATTCAGATGCTTCTGACTTAAGACAGCCCCCATGCTATGAGGATGCAGTGAAGCAG caaCTGACCAGAAGTCAGCAGATGGATGAACTTTTGGATGTGCTCATAGAGAGTGGAG AGATGCCAGCTAACgccagagaagagagggagaggtccTCTGTAACCAAAGTTGTGCCTCACATTACTGTGTCCCCAGGGTATCCCGGCCTCCTCATCCCAAGGTTCCACCGTCACTATGAGCACCTGTACCCCGCACAGCAACCGTACGACCACTCAGGCAATCACATCACAGAGAGCCACCTGGAGACTCTGCTTGGGAGTCCAATCGGCCGGGGAGGGGAAGTGGCCCTTCTTAAAATGGCTACCGAGGACGGGGTGGATGACGAAGGGAACAGAGAGGGCGAAGGGTACGGCAGCCCCCACAACCACCACCGCCACCCTCACCATCCACCACAGGACAAACTCGTGACCAACAGAGATCAGATGGACACCCCACTGTCGCCCATCAGCAACAAGGTGTCCACCTTCCCTGAGGTTCAGGGGATGGTCAGCATGACGTTCAGCGAGACGCCGTGGGAAACGATGGAGTGGCTGGACCTGATGCCACCCAGCTCAGCCACGGCCTTCAGCGTTGCCCCACCCAGTGGCCCCAGCATCTTCAACACAGAGTTCCTGGATGTCACAGACATGAACTTGAACTCTGCCATGGACCTCCACCTGGAGCACTGGTGA
- the myocd gene encoding myocardin isoform X3 — translation MTLLGSEHSILIRSKFRSVLQLRLQQRRTREQLADQGIMPLNHGKFPKQEDSYTFEEDSSSESLSPEQHHSDESQGSACPSSEAVGSTPSSSSSPALTSPRQGGATRDPPDQSQDEGLSGANNSVATPPIPVPAIVKSKTSDKNRHKKPKDVKPKVKKLKYHQYIPPDQKAEKSPPPMDSAYARLLQQQQLFLQLQILSQQKHSHAHPQTQQQQHTHSPQAQAQQRQPTFSYQPHLPAQTHKGSSEQISACSPSGPSSTANSNSSSPVKSTYPNQSNISPVKPGPLPANLDDLKVSELRQHLRIRGMPVSGTKTALIERLRPFKDCNAGSSPSGSSDITTVTFPVTPTGSLSSYQSPSSSSALSQGGYYPYPSTSSTPPISPASSELSLSGSLPDSFSDVPMSSPTQFALQPSPAQLSMEDGLAGGNQGSGGQRVGEGGAMDGLEAEKDKMLVEKQKVIEELTWKLHQEQRQVEELKMQLHKRKRCYGATQDPPPPHPSMHHQQTPAMMGQHFFGVTVKQEPMSLSSSCPLSNPKQLKSPPGNCMEDMGHCNTSLTNLGGPGGPQCMDTAPASGSPSTMSAFLSPQCSPQDSPNAKPSSSPQPSSPNNPYLLSPPLGRDSCGHHHPPGNNRARNMQIHQKSGGQAVNCSYTSDQRGLQGDFPPSTDCGLNHSSAAKADNQNMQPKISVLPSPRHVGQKSQVSSPAFSSSDSDASDLRQPPCYEDAVKQQLTRSQQMDELLDVLIESGEMPANAREERERSSVTKVVPHITVSPGYPGLLIPRFHRHYEHLYPAQQPYDHSGNHITESHLETLLGSPIGRGGEVALLKMATEDGVDDEGNREGEGYGSPHNHHRHPHHPPQDKLVTNRDQMDTPLSPISNKVSTFPEVQGMVSMTFSETPWETMEWLDLMPPSSATAFSVAPPSGPSIFNTEFLDVTDMNLNSAMDLHLEHW, via the exons TAAACCATGGCAAGTTCCCGAAGCAGGAAGACTCTTACACATTCGAGGAGGACAGCAGCAGCGAGAGTCTGTCTCCAGAGCAGCACCACAGTGACGAGTCCCAGGGCTCAGCCTGTCCTTCATCGGAGGCCGTGGGCAGCAcgccctcctcctcgtcctcaccTGCCCTCACCAGCCCACGACAG GGGGGAGCAACCAGAGACCCACCTGATCAGAGCCAGGATGAAGGGCTGTCCGGTGCCAACAACAGTGTGGCTACTCCCCCCATCCCTGTTCCTGCTATTGTCAAG TCCAAGACGTCAGACAAGAACCGACACAAGAAACCCAAAGATGTGAAGCCCAAGGTGAAGAAGCTCAAGTACCACCAGTACATTCCTCCGGACCAGAAGGCCGAGAAGTCCCCTCCGCCCATGGACTCGGCGTACgcccgcctcctgcagcagcagcagctcttcctgcagctgcagatccTCAGCCAGCAGAAACACTCTCACGCACATCCacagacgcagcagcagcagcacacacactctccgCAGGCCCAGGCTCAGCAGAGGCAGCCGACTTTCAGCTACCAGCCTCACCTGCCGGCCCAGACCCACAA AGGATCCAGTGAGCAGATATCGGCTTGTAGCCCCAGTGGCCCGTCCAGCACAGCCAACAGTAACTCCTCCTCTCCAGTGAAGAGCACATATCCCAACCAAAGTAACATCTCACCAGTCAAACCTGGGCCCCTGCCAGCCAATCTAGATGACCTAAAA GTCTCAGAGCTCAGGCAGCACCTGCGTATCCGAGGCATGCCTGTCTCAGGTACCAAGACCGCCCTCATCGAGCGACTCAGGCCCTTCAAGGACTGCAACGCGGGCTCCTCGCCCTCAGGCTCCTCCGACATCACCACGGTGACCTTCCCCGTCACACCCACCGGGTCCCTGTCGTCCTACCAGTCCCCGTCCTCCTCCAGCGCCCTGTCTCAGGGAGGCTACTATCCGTACCCCAGCACCTCCTCCACCCCGCCCATCTCTCCGGCCTCCTCTGAGCTGTCCCTCAGCGGCTCGCTCCCCGACAGCTTCAGCGACGTGCCCATGTCCTCGCCAACGCAGTTCGCCCTGCAGCCGTCCCCGGCCCAGCTCAGCATGGAGGACGGCCTGGCAGGGGGCAACCAGGGCAGCGGGGGACAGAGGGTGGGGGAAGGCGGAGCCATGGACGGCCTGGAAGCTGAAAAGGATAAGATGCTGGTGGAAAAGCAGAAGGTGATTGAGGAGCTGACGTGGAAGCTGCACCAGGAGCAGAGACAG GTCGAAGAGCTGAAAATGCAGCTCCACAAGAGGAAACGCTGCTATGGAGCAACACAGgaccctcctccacctcacccCTCCATGCACCACCAGCAGACTCCCGCCATGATGGGACAGCACTTCTTTGGGGTGACTGTAAAGCAGGAGCCGATGTCCCTGTCCTCCAGCTGCCCTCTGTCCAATCCCAAACAGCTAAAGAGCCCTCCTGGCAACTGCATGGAGGATATGGGGCACTGTAACACCTCCCTCACCAATCTGGGGGGCCCCGGGGGGCCACAGTGTATGGACACGGCCCCTGCCTCTGGCAGCCCCTCCACCATGTCCGCTTTCCTCAGTCCACAGTGCTCACCGCAAGACTCTCCCAATGCAAAGCCTTCCAGTAGTCCCCAGCCCTCGTCTCCTAACAACCCCTACCTGCTCTCCCCTCCACTGGGAAGGGACAGCTGCGGTCACCACCACCCCCCAGGCAACAACAGAGCACGCAACATGCAG ATCCACCAGAAGAGCGGTGGCCAGGCGGTGAACTGCTCCTACACTTCTGACCAAAGAGGCCTTCAGGGAGACTTCCCCCCCTCAACCGACTGTGGCCTTAACCACAGCAGCGCAGCCAAAGCTGACAACCAGAACATGCAACCAAAG ATTTCAGTATTGCCCTCTCCTCGGCATGTTGGCCAAAAAAGCCAGGTGTCTTCCCCTGCCTTCAGTAGCTCAGATTCAGATGCTTCTGACTTAAGACAGCCCCCATGCTATGAGGATGCAGTGAAGCAG caaCTGACCAGAAGTCAGCAGATGGATGAACTTTTGGATGTGCTCATAGAGAGTGGAG AGATGCCAGCTAACgccagagaagagagggagaggtccTCTGTAACCAAAGTTGTGCCTCACATTACTGTGTCCCCAGGGTATCCCGGCCTCCTCATCCCAAGGTTCCACCGTCACTATGAGCACCTGTACCCCGCACAGCAACCGTACGACCACTCAGGCAATCACATCACAGAGAGCCACCTGGAGACTCTGCTTGGGAGTCCAATCGGCCGGGGAGGGGAAGTGGCCCTTCTTAAAATGGCTACCGAGGACGGGGTGGATGACGAAGGGAACAGAGAGGGCGAAGGGTACGGCAGCCCCCACAACCACCACCGCCACCCTCACCATCCACCACAGGACAAACTCGTGACCAACAGAGATCAGATGGACACCCCACTGTCGCCCATCAGCAACAAGGTGTCCACCTTCCCTGAGGTTCAGGGGATGGTCAGCATGACGTTCAGCGAGACGCCGTGGGAAACGATGGAGTGGCTGGACCTGATGCCACCCAGCTCAGCCACGGCCTTCAGCGTTGCCCCACCCAGTGGCCCCAGCATCTTCAACACAGAGTTCCTGGATGTCACAGACATGAACTTGAACTCTGCCATGGACCTCCACCTGGAGCACTGGTGA